ATCCTGTTGCTTCTGATACCAAGGTCTCCGCTAGCAGCGAAAGATCAGGCCCTCCTGCTTCTTCTGGAATATGGAGATTCATCAGCCCTCTTTCATAGGCTTTTTCAACAATCTCTGCAGGGAATTCCTCTTTCTTATCAAGTTCATTTGCATAGGGAGTGATGTATTCCTTGGTGAATTTCACACTGCGTTCCCACAGTCGCTTCTCTTTATCTGACAATGCGAAGTCCATTCCGATGTAACCTCAATAGTCAAATCGCTTGTATCCTCCCTTATATCTCTGACCAGTCGAGCGACCAACTTCTTGTACATTTTCGCAGGTTTGCCATAGTTTTTTTAGGTCGAATGGATTCAAAACCGCACTACAAGCTGAGGTGTCAAATAGAAATTGCCTTTACAAAATACTAACATTGTAAGTGCCGCTCAAACGAAGTTCGGGAGATTGAAAGGCTTGACCCTTCGTGAGATTTTCGGTGAAGCCGTCGATAAGGCTACTATTCATTCAGATATCCCGAAAGAAGATATTCAAGCCGCATTTATCGGAACATTCATTCCGGAAATGCTTGTTCATCAAGGGCATACAGCCCCCCTTCTCATTGATTTTGCGGGAATGCGTGGTATTCCAGCAACTCGACATGAGGCTGCATGTGCTTCCGGGGCTACGGCCTTGCGATCTGCCATCATGGCGATTGAATCGGGACTCTACGATACTGTACTCGTGGCTGCTGCTGAGAAGATGTCTTCTGTTTCAACGAACAAAGCCACAGAAGCTCTGGCTGCTGCAGCAGATGATAAGTTCGAGTCAAGCATGGGCCTGACGTTTCCTGGAGTCTTTGGTATTGCCGCTGTGAGTCATATGGAGGAATACGGCACTACTGAGGAGGACATGGCGCGAATCGCTGTCAAGGCACACAAAAATGCTTCAACTAATCCCCTTGCTCAATTTCAGAAACCGATTTCGCTAGAAAAAGCGATGGATTCACGATACATCGCTTGGCCGCTAAAGCTATTTGATTGCTCTCCCATCTCTGATGGTGGTGCTGCTCTTGTACTCACTTCAAATGAAAAGGCGAAAGAGTATACTGACACCCCGGTAAAAATAGCTGGGACTGGTCAAGCATCAGCCAGTATGAACCTCTGTGATCGGGCTCACCTCACCTCATTCGATGCTTCCATTGCAGCTGGCAAAACCGCCTACGAAATGGCTGATTTAGGCCCAGAGGATATCGATGTGGCTGTTGTACACGATTGCTTTACCATTGCTGAAATTATTGCATCTGAAGATCTTGGTTTCTTTGAGCCAGGGCATGCTGTAGATGCAATACGGGATGGTGAAACCGAGCTTGACGGCTCAAAACCGATTAATCCAATGGGTGGCCTGAAAGCAGTTGGACATCCTGTCGGAGCCACTGGCGTGAAGCAGATTGTAGTCATCTACAAGGAACTCCTT
The genomic region above belongs to Candidatus Thorarchaeota archaeon and contains:
- a CDS encoding thiolase domain-containing protein, translating into MVSAAQTKFGRLKGLTLREIFGEAVDKATIHSDIPKEDIQAAFIGTFIPEMLVHQGHTAPLLIDFAGMRGIPATRHEAACASGATALRSAIMAIESGLYDTVLVAAAEKMSSVSTNKATEALAAAADDKFESSMGLTFPGVFGIAAVSHMEEYGTTEEDMARIAVKAHKNASTNPLAQFQKPISLEKAMDSRYIAWPLKLFDCSPISDGGAALVLTSNEKAKEYTDTPVKIAGTGQASASMNLCDRAHLTSFDASIAAGKTAYEMADLGPEDIDVAVVHDCFTIAEIIASEDLGFFEPGHAVDAIRDGETELDGSKPINPMGGLKAVGHPVGATGVKQIVVIYKELLGEAGKNQVPNHDIGIAHNFGGTGASSVVTIMRRYDA